From the genome of Pseudomonas sp. TMP9, one region includes:
- a CDS encoding 2-hydroxyacid dehydrogenase, with translation MSNSHRAVFLDHRSLDLGDLDLSSLSACFAELQLYPHSDSEVQTIERLQGVQVAISNKVPLNAAVFAACSELKLVLVAATGTNSIDLAAARAHGVSVSNCQGYGTPSVAQHTLMLLLALATRLPDYQQDVRAGRWQEAQQFCLLDYPIIELHGKTLGLLGHGELGSAVAKLAEAFGMRVLFGHLPGRPPRADRLALEELLPQIDALTLHCPLNSHTLNLIGARELSLMKPTALVINTARGGLINEQALVDALRAGRLGGAATDVLSQEPPKDGNPLLAADIPRLIVTPHSAWGSREARQRIVAQLSENAHGFISGAPMRVVS, from the coding sequence ATGAGTAACAGTCACCGCGCCGTGTTTCTCGATCACCGTTCGCTCGACCTCGGTGATCTAGATTTATCCAGCCTGAGCGCCTGTTTTGCCGAGCTGCAGTTGTATCCGCACAGCGACAGCGAGGTGCAGACCATCGAACGCTTGCAGGGTGTGCAGGTGGCTATCAGCAATAAGGTGCCCTTGAACGCTGCCGTTTTCGCCGCCTGCTCGGAACTGAAGCTGGTGCTGGTTGCTGCCACAGGCACCAACTCGATTGATCTGGCCGCCGCGCGTGCTCACGGCGTGAGCGTGAGTAACTGCCAAGGCTACGGTACGCCATCAGTGGCGCAGCACACATTAATGTTACTGCTCGCGCTGGCCACTCGCCTGCCTGATTACCAACAGGATGTGCGCGCCGGCCGCTGGCAAGAGGCGCAGCAGTTTTGCCTGCTGGATTACCCCATTATCGAACTGCACGGAAAAACCTTAGGCCTGCTCGGCCATGGTGAACTGGGCAGCGCCGTCGCCAAACTGGCTGAAGCGTTTGGCATGCGGGTTTTGTTTGGGCATCTGCCGGGACGGCCACCCCGCGCTGACCGCTTGGCGCTTGAAGAATTGCTGCCTCAAATCGATGCGCTGACCCTGCATTGTCCACTGAACAGCCACACCCTGAACCTGATCGGCGCTCGTGAGCTCAGCTTGATGAAACCGACTGCCTTGGTGATCAACACCGCACGCGGCGGCTTAATTAATGAACAGGCGTTGGTAGACGCATTGCGCGCAGGCCGCTTGGGCGGAGCCGCTACCGACGTACTGAGCCAAGAGCCGCCGAAGGATGGCAACCCCTTGCTTGCCGCCGACATTCCCCGATTAATTGTCACCCCGCACAGTGCCTGGGGTAGCCGTGAAGCGCGACAACGTATCGTGGCCCAGCTGAGTGAAAACGCCCACGGGTTTATCAGCGGCGCACCCATGCGTGTAGTCAGCTAA
- a CDS encoding class I SAM-dependent methyltransferase — protein MDPRSEVLLRQADLFSGPLLLAGLPADDLLGHLSEAHGWSWHAGEHALLDARFSGRCHFGTQPDERDFQAAVVFLPKSRELTEYLLNALAARLGGRALFLVGEKRAGIERAAKQLAAFGQARKLDSARHCQLWQVRVENAPDTPDLHSLAQHYELALADGPMHVLSLPGVFSHGRLDVGSALLLEHLDNLPSGHILDFGCGAGVLGAALKRRYPDSQITMLDVDAFAVASSRLTLAANNLHAEVICADGIDAAPTGLSAILSNPPFHLGVHTHYQASEHLLRQASQHLASKGELRLVANSFLKYQPLIEQHLGPCQTLAGAKGFRIYHACKK, from the coding sequence ATGGACCCGCGAAGCGAAGTGCTGTTGCGCCAAGCCGACCTGTTCAGCGGCCCGTTGCTGCTTGCCGGCTTGCCGGCGGATGACCTGCTCGGGCATCTGTCTGAGGCCCATGGCTGGAGCTGGCACGCCGGCGAGCATGCCCTACTGGACGCACGCTTCAGTGGCCGCTGTCATTTTGGTACGCAACCAGACGAGCGCGACTTTCAGGCAGCGGTGGTGTTTCTACCAAAATCTCGTGAACTCACGGAATACTTGCTGAATGCCTTAGCCGCTCGCTTGGGCGGTCGTGCGTTGTTCTTGGTCGGAGAAAAACGCGCCGGCATCGAGCGCGCCGCCAAGCAATTGGCCGCTTTTGGCCAGGCACGCAAACTCGACAGCGCTCGGCACTGCCAGCTCTGGCAAGTTCGAGTAGAAAACGCACCGGATACACCTGACTTGCACAGCTTGGCTCAACACTATGAGCTAGCCCTGGCTGACGGTCCGATGCACGTGCTGAGCTTGCCTGGGGTATTCAGCCACGGTCGCTTGGACGTCGGCAGTGCGCTGTTACTGGAACACCTCGACAACTTGCCGAGCGGGCATATCCTTGATTTCGGCTGCGGCGCCGGCGTACTCGGGGCCGCACTGAAACGCCGCTACCCGGATAGCCAGATCACCATGCTGGATGTGGACGCCTTTGCCGTGGCAAGCAGCCGCCTGACCTTAGCGGCCAATAATCTGCACGCTGAGGTCATCTGTGCTGATGGCATTGACGCCGCGCCCACCGGCCTTAGCGCAATCCTCAGCAACCCGCCCTTCCACCTAGGCGTCCATACCCACTACCAGGCCAGTGAACACCTGCTGCGTCAAGCAAGCCAACACTTGGCCAGCAAAGGCGAATTAAGATTGGTCGCCAACAGCTTTCTAAAATATCAACCCCTGATCGAACAGCACCTCGGTCCCTGCCAAACCTTGGCTGGCGCTAAGGGCTTTCGCATCTATCACGCGTGCAAAAAGTAA
- a CDS encoding SOS response-associated peptidase — MCGRYALFRWPPAFAALPGFPPDQLPHWSISPHSQVLLLRNIDGERQLTHARWGLTPPWLTDLTKTPAQARAETLAEQPMFREAFRVRRGLLPANGFYEWRGTARKRPYWLTGEGTPLYFAALWEAYPVEGCVYLSTAVVTQAAANQRRPLILDEAAQAVWLAADSSPSELQALLNKPQPVLRERVLANLINDPKLDAPECLTPA, encoded by the coding sequence ATGTGTGGACGTTACGCCCTGTTCCGTTGGCCACCTGCATTTGCAGCGCTGCCCGGTTTCCCCCCTGACCAGTTGCCGCACTGGAGTATCTCGCCGCACAGCCAGGTATTGCTGCTGCGCAATATTGATGGTGAGCGGCAGCTTACCCACGCGCGCTGGGGGCTAACGCCGCCTTGGCTGACTGACTTAACCAAGACGCCAGCCCAGGCCCGAGCCGAAACGCTGGCCGAACAGCCGATGTTTCGTGAGGCGTTTCGCGTGCGTCGCGGCTTGCTGCCGGCTAACGGATTTTATGAATGGCGCGGCACTGCGCGCAAACGCCCTTATTGGCTAACAGGTGAAGGCACGCCGCTGTACTTTGCGGCCTTGTGGGAGGCTTACCCGGTCGAGGGTTGCGTATACCTGAGTACAGCCGTGGTGACTCAGGCGGCGGCCAACCAACGCCGCCCGCTGATTCTCGATGAGGCCGCTCAAGCCGTTTGGCTGGCTGCCGACAGCTCGCCGAGCGAGTTGCAGGCTTTGCTGAATAAGCCGCAGCCAGTGTTGCGTGAGCGAGTGCTGGCCAACTTGATTAATGACCCCAAGCTGGATGCGCCGGAATGCCTGACGCCTGCTTAG
- the smpB gene encoding SsrA-binding protein SmpB, producing MAKQKNHQQGTIAKNNKAMHDYFVESRFEAGLVLAGWEVKSLRAGKAQLVDSYVLLKNDEAWLMGCHITPLTAASTHVIADPTRTRKLLLNKRELDKLFAAVQQKGYACVALSIYWKAHLIKCEIALAKGKKDFDKRHTEKERDADREVQRAMRTKGKDD from the coding sequence ATGGCTAAACAAAAGAATCACCAGCAAGGCACCATCGCGAAAAACAATAAGGCGATGCATGACTACTTCGTCGAATCCAGGTTCGAGGCCGGCTTGGTCCTGGCCGGCTGGGAAGTAAAAAGTCTGCGCGCCGGCAAAGCTCAATTGGTCGACAGCTACGTACTGCTGAAGAACGATGAAGCCTGGCTGATGGGCTGTCACATTACGCCACTGACAGCGGCCAGTACCCACGTGATCGCCGACCCTACGCGCACCCGTAAGTTGCTGCTGAACAAGCGGGAATTGGACAAACTGTTTGCCGCCGTGCAGCAAAAAGGCTATGCCTGCGTGGCCCTGTCGATTTACTGGAAGGCTCACCTGATCAAGTGCGAAATTGCGCTGGCCAAGGGCAAGAAAGACTTCGATAAACGTCACACCGAAAAAGAGCGTGACGCCGACCGTGAAGTACAGCGCGCCATGCGCACTAAAGGCAAAGACGATTAA
- a CDS encoding YajG family lipoprotein, translating into MLHRLLFGLVAVASLTLVGCAHSPQQLSPQPKLNSPLTAVGQGQPVVVRVADGRSSPVLGTRGGLYPETSAISVTGQDILPKLQAQAEAAVRLLGFTPSANAYNAPQLTLTLAELKYQSPKEGLYVTEADMTATLRVDVQNSSRRYSGRYGASLNQRFGMAPNQVTNTKLVSDVLSDALTRAFKDPTIGQILAQ; encoded by the coding sequence ATGCTGCATCGTCTGTTGTTTGGTCTGGTGGCCGTCGCCAGTCTTACGCTGGTGGGCTGCGCGCACAGCCCGCAGCAACTCAGCCCGCAACCCAAGCTCAATAGCCCGCTCACGGCAGTTGGCCAAGGCCAGCCGGTGGTGGTTCGCGTAGCCGACGGCCGCTCTTCACCGGTACTGGGGACTCGCGGCGGTTTGTATCCAGAAACCAGCGCCATCAGTGTTACCGGTCAGGACATTTTGCCGAAGCTGCAGGCGCAGGCTGAAGCGGCTGTGCGTCTACTCGGTTTTACCCCGAGCGCAAATGCTTACAACGCGCCGCAGCTGACCTTGACCCTGGCAGAGTTGAAGTACCAGTCACCGAAGGAGGGCCTGTATGTGACAGAGGCAGACATGACCGCAACCTTGCGCGTTGACGTGCAAAACAGCAGCCGTCGTTACAGTGGCCGCTATGGCGCGTCGTTAAATCAGCGCTTCGGCATGGCGCCTAATCAGGTGACCAATACCAAGCTGGTCAGTGATGTGTTGAGTGATGCACTAACCCGCGCGTTCAAAGACCCAACCATCGGCCAAATACTCGCGCAGTAA
- a CDS encoding CPXCG motif-containing cysteine-rich protein has translation MLESQDYQCPYCGEQVEALLDLSAGDQQYIEDCSVCCRPIVFSLQTDGEEWTLDVRGEND, from the coding sequence ATGCTGGAAAGCCAAGACTATCAATGCCCTTATTGCGGGGAGCAGGTTGAAGCACTGCTCGACCTTTCTGCGGGCGATCAGCAATACATCGAAGATTGTTCCGTGTGCTGTCGGCCGATCGTCTTTTCACTGCAAACCGATGGTGAGGAGTGGACCCTAGACGTACGCGGGGAAAATGACTGA
- a CDS encoding M48 family metallopeptidase has product MNIPFRLLSLSLCSLLVACQAVNTTSGGAVGVERKQYMFSMLSTQEVNQAYAQSYQQTLSDASGKGMLDKNSANAKRLQAIANRLIKQAPLFRPDSAQWQWEVNLIKSPELNANCGPGGKIIFYSGIIEKLKLTDDEIAAIMGHEIAHALREHGREAMSKAYGIEMAKQGAGALLGLGSDSLALADAAVQYGMTLPNSRGNENEADLIGLELAARAGYNPNAAVSLWQKMAAASEGAPPEFMSTHPSSGSRIASLQAAIPKVMPLYQQAR; this is encoded by the coding sequence ATGAATATCCCATTTCGTCTGCTCAGCCTGAGTCTATGCAGCCTATTGGTCGCCTGCCAGGCGGTGAATACCACCAGTGGCGGCGCTGTTGGTGTTGAGCGCAAGCAATACATGTTCAGCATGCTCTCGACCCAAGAGGTCAACCAAGCGTATGCACAGTCTTATCAGCAGACGTTGAGCGACGCCTCGGGCAAAGGCATGCTGGACAAAAACAGCGCCAATGCTAAGCGTCTGCAAGCCATTGCCAATCGCCTGATCAAGCAGGCGCCGCTGTTTCGTCCGGATTCTGCGCAGTGGCAGTGGGAAGTTAATCTGATCAAGAGCCCCGAGCTGAACGCCAACTGCGGCCCGGGCGGCAAGATCATTTTTTACAGCGGCATCATCGAAAAACTGAAGCTGACTGACGATGAGATCGCCGCGATCATGGGCCATGAAATCGCTCATGCGTTGCGTGAGCACGGTCGTGAGGCGATGTCCAAGGCCTATGGCATTGAGATGGCTAAGCAGGGCGCCGGTGCGTTGCTCGGCCTAGGTTCCGACAGCTTGGCGCTAGCCGATGCCGCCGTGCAATACGGCATGACCCTGCCCAATAGCCGTGGCAATGAAAATGAGGCTGATCTGATCGGTCTGGAGTTAGCCGCCCGTGCCGGCTACAACCCTAACGCTGCCGTTAGCTTGTGGCAGAAGATGGCCGCTGCCAGCGAAGGTGCCCCACCTGAGTTTATGAGCACGCACCCATCGTCAGGCAGCCGGATTGCTTCCCTGCAAGCGGCGATTCCTAAAGTCATGCCGCTGTATCAGCAGGCGCGTTAA
- a CDS encoding LysE family transporter, with protein sequence MYWSEFLAVALIHLLAVASPGPDFAIVLRESVGHGRRAGMFSALGVGCGIFIHVAYSLLGIGLIVSQSLVLFNALKWLAAAYLLYIGIKALRSKPASPSAAELNLAEAARSPRAAFVAGFVTNGLNPKATLFFLSLFTVVINPHTPLPVQAGYGVYLALATTLWFCMVAQLFSHQRVRAGFARMGHWFDRLMGTVLIGLGVKLAFTELR encoded by the coding sequence ATGTACTGGTCTGAATTTTTAGCGGTGGCGCTGATCCACTTGTTGGCGGTGGCCAGTCCAGGTCCGGATTTTGCCATTGTGCTGCGCGAGAGTGTGGGTCATGGACGGCGCGCCGGCATGTTCAGTGCACTTGGGGTTGGCTGCGGGATCTTTATCCACGTGGCCTATTCGCTGCTGGGCATCGGCTTGATCGTGTCGCAATCGCTGGTGCTATTTAACGCGCTAAAGTGGCTGGCGGCCGCCTATTTGCTGTACATCGGCATCAAAGCGCTGCGGTCTAAGCCAGCTTCCCCGAGCGCTGCGGAGCTGAATTTGGCTGAAGCTGCGCGTTCGCCACGCGCAGCTTTTGTCGCCGGTTTTGTGACCAACGGGTTAAACCCCAAGGCCACGTTGTTCTTCCTCTCGTTGTTTACCGTGGTGATCAATCCGCACACGCCCTTGCCGGTGCAGGCGGGCTATGGTGTTTACCTGGCACTGGCGACGACGCTGTGGTTTTGCATGGTCGCGCAACTGTTTAGCCATCAGCGCGTGCGTGCTGGGTTTGCTCGCATGGGTCACTGGTTTGATCGGTTGATGGGCACTGTGCTGATTGGTTTAGGCGTTAAGCTGGCGTTTACTGAGCTGCGTTAA
- a CDS encoding methyl-accepting chemotaxis protein — MRFKSIQSSVALMAGASILAVVVALVLYALFAGGRTQAQVQVRTQTLLEEVINQRLTSLAMAQVGQLQRQFEQPMTVAKALATLNSQMSSADGNSGISLTREELSKLLSEYLRANPELIDIYIGWEANAFDQDDDLYANQKESGYDQTGRFMPWWFREGDQLKLDALTVEQMESEDIQPTGVRTGEYYLCPKETGKPCVIDPASFDFGGKQVLVASFNAPIIVNGQFRGVSGNDLALDFIQERLTIAKGDLYGGAGELALIAANGTLIAATQDAKLVGKPASQVVNAELLNQLKQSTSNEPINSLDQERQVLQLLLPFQVAGTSTRWTLAIALPTSAVFAELTTLQADLTQQAQDDTLGMALVGLLVAAAGMLMIGFVAHGIARPLRQMVVMLDDIAQGDGDLTRRLQVDRNDELGQIALGFNTFLGKLQAMIGQVVVSVQKVSDSSEHTADIAIRTNQGVQKQMAEIELVATAVHEMTATAQDVARNTTHAAEAANHADRAANQGKQTVQNTADSIAALAQEIGRAVTVVQTLAKDSENINAILVAIRGIAEQTNLLALNAAIEAARAGEQGRGFAVVADEVRNLAQKTQKATEEIQTMIQQLQQGTRDVVKVMENSQDKTEISVQQARQAAEALESITQAVSVINDMNTQIASAAEEQSAVAEDINRNVTNIGQVANEVAGGADDASQASAELTKLAEQQRRLINQFKV; from the coding sequence ATGCGATTCAAGTCGATCCAGTCTTCCGTTGCACTCATGGCGGGGGCCAGCATCCTAGCAGTGGTGGTTGCGCTGGTGCTCTACGCCTTGTTTGCTGGGGGCCGGACACAGGCCCAAGTACAAGTGCGCACCCAAACCCTGCTTGAAGAGGTGATCAATCAGCGCCTGACCTCTCTGGCTATGGCCCAAGTAGGCCAACTTCAGCGCCAGTTTGAACAGCCCATGACAGTGGCGAAAGCCTTGGCCACCCTCAACAGCCAAATGAGCAGCGCTGACGGCAACAGCGGGATAAGCCTGACCCGTGAGGAACTGAGCAAGCTGCTCAGTGAATACCTCAGGGCAAACCCTGAGCTGATAGACATTTATATCGGCTGGGAAGCCAACGCATTCGATCAGGACGATGATCTTTACGCCAATCAAAAGGAAAGCGGCTACGACCAAACCGGCCGCTTTATGCCCTGGTGGTTCCGCGAGGGTGATCAACTCAAGCTCGACGCCCTAACTGTTGAGCAGATGGAAAGCGAGGACATTCAACCCACTGGGGTGCGCACCGGCGAGTACTACCTGTGCCCTAAAGAAACCGGCAAACCCTGCGTGATCGACCCCGCGTCGTTCGACTTCGGTGGCAAGCAGGTACTGGTTGCATCGTTTAATGCACCGATCATAGTTAATGGCCAATTCCGCGGAGTTTCCGGCAACGATCTGGCGCTGGACTTTATCCAAGAGCGTCTAACTATTGCCAAAGGCGATCTATACGGTGGCGCTGGCGAACTTGCCTTGATCGCAGCTAACGGCACCCTGATTGCCGCAACCCAAGACGCTAAATTGGTCGGCAAGCCTGCCAGTCAGGTGGTGAATGCGGAGTTATTGAATCAACTCAAACAAAGCACCAGCAATGAGCCTATTAACTCGCTCGACCAAGAACGCCAGGTCCTCCAATTACTGCTGCCATTCCAAGTCGCCGGCACCTCGACACGCTGGACCTTGGCCATCGCACTGCCGACCAGTGCAGTGTTCGCAGAACTCACAACTCTGCAAGCCGACCTCACCCAGCAAGCCCAAGATGACACGTTGGGTATGGCCTTGGTGGGCCTATTAGTTGCCGCAGCTGGCATGCTGATGATCGGGTTCGTCGCCCATGGCATCGCCCGTCCATTAAGGCAGATGGTAGTCATGCTCGATGACATTGCCCAAGGCGATGGCGATTTGACTCGACGTCTGCAGGTTGATCGTAACGATGAACTGGGCCAAATAGCCCTAGGTTTCAATACGTTCCTCGGCAAGCTGCAAGCCATGATCGGCCAAGTGGTCGTCTCGGTACAAAAGGTCAGTGACTCCTCCGAGCACACCGCCGACATTGCCATCCGTACTAACCAGGGCGTGCAGAAACAAATGGCAGAAATCGAACTAGTCGCCACTGCCGTGCATGAAATGACCGCCACTGCCCAGGATGTGGCACGCAATACAACCCATGCAGCCGAAGCCGCTAACCATGCAGACCGCGCCGCTAATCAAGGCAAGCAAACCGTGCAGAACACCGCTGACTCGATTGCTGCACTGGCCCAAGAAATTGGCCGCGCAGTGACCGTGGTGCAAACACTGGCTAAGGACAGCGAGAACATCAACGCCATCTTGGTGGCGATTCGTGGGATTGCCGAACAAACCAACCTGCTTGCACTCAATGCCGCTATTGAGGCTGCTCGCGCCGGCGAGCAGGGCCGTGGTTTTGCTGTAGTCGCCGATGAGGTGCGTAACCTGGCGCAGAAAACACAGAAGGCCACCGAAGAAATTCAAACCATGATCCAGCAGTTGCAGCAGGGCACGCGCGATGTGGTCAAGGTGATGGAAAACAGCCAAGACAAGACCGAGATCAGCGTGCAGCAGGCCAGACAAGCTGCCGAGGCGCTGGAGTCGATCACCCAAGCGGTGTCTGTGATCAACGACATGAACACGCAAATCGCCAGCGCTGCCGAGGAGCAGAGTGCAGTGGCTGAAGACATCAACCGCAACGTCACCAATATCGGCCAAGTGGCCAATGAAGTGGCCGGTGGCGCTGACGACGCCAGCCAAGCCAGTGCTGAACTGACCAAGCTGGCCGAACAGCAGCGCCGTCTGATCAATCAGTTCAAGGTCTAA
- a CDS encoding DUF2007 domain-containing protein yields the protein MQRIYEPQDVMEGELLLGMLASEGIAAYLTGQHLAGAAGDLPALSLLGLMVDDDQAHSARELIAAYNAASPLPGDEPDNIQGTLLC from the coding sequence ATGCAGCGGATTTACGAGCCACAGGACGTAATGGAGGGCGAGTTGCTGCTGGGCATGCTGGCCAGTGAGGGGATTGCTGCCTACCTCACCGGGCAGCATCTGGCCGGCGCTGCGGGCGATTTACCGGCCCTTAGTTTGCTGGGCCTGATGGTCGATGATGATCAGGCGCACAGCGCGCGTGAGCTGATCGCCGCGTACAATGCCGCGTCACCGCTGCCTGGTGATGAGCCGGACAATATCCAGGGTACGTTGCTCTGCTAA
- a CDS encoding 1-acyl-sn-glycerol-3-phosphate acyltransferase produces MMGEFDAIRPYADAEVPAVLARLLADDAFLGILTQFRFPRLASPLGWLLKPLIAYRLRLEFRDVQSVAQLQTRIASYVDHTIERATDGVSYSGIEHLQGGRAYLFVANHRDIVMDPAFVNYAVYHAGLPTPRIAIGDNLLQKPFVSDLMRLNKSFIVHRSISGRREKLAAYQLLSSYISHSIRADGESIWIAQAEGRAKDGDDRTDSAILKMFHMSRKTEPFAEVINSLRLTPVSISYEYDPCDQAKARELFTRASSGSYTKAPGEDDQSIALGITGYKGRVHVHFGAPVSQGLEDSKLLAAEMDRQILSGYRLFPVHYLAYAMWAERDPTLAVPSAAEVFPTGELSAAKNEWQRRLANCPSEQRPFLILQYANPVRNQYRVMAGLPL; encoded by the coding sequence ATGATGGGCGAATTTGATGCCATCCGACCTTATGCCGACGCTGAAGTCCCCGCCGTGCTCGCGCGCCTACTGGCTGATGATGCATTTCTTGGCATTCTCACTCAGTTTCGCTTCCCGCGCCTGGCTTCGCCGTTAGGCTGGCTGCTTAAACCCCTTATAGCCTATCGTCTGCGTCTTGAGTTTCGCGACGTGCAATCTGTCGCGCAATTGCAAACGCGTATTGCTAGCTATGTTGACCACACCATTGAGCGTGCAACTGATGGCGTGAGCTATTCCGGCATCGAGCACCTGCAAGGCGGCCGAGCTTACCTGTTCGTCGCCAACCACCGCGATATTGTGATGGACCCAGCATTCGTCAACTATGCGGTGTACCACGCCGGCCTGCCAACACCACGCATCGCGATTGGCGACAACCTGCTGCAAAAACCTTTTGTCAGCGACCTGATGCGCCTGAACAAAAGCTTTATCGTGCACCGTTCAATTAGCGGTCGTCGTGAGAAATTGGCCGCATACCAATTGCTGTCGAGCTATATCAGCCACTCGATTCGCGCTGACGGTGAGTCAATCTGGATCGCTCAAGCTGAGGGACGCGCCAAAGACGGTGACGACCGCACGGATTCAGCAATCCTCAAGATGTTCCACATGAGCCGCAAGACCGAGCCGTTCGCCGAGGTCATCAATAGCCTTCGTCTGACGCCGGTGTCGATCAGCTATGAATACGACCCTTGCGACCAAGCCAAAGCCCGCGAACTGTTTACCCGCGCCAGCAGCGGCAGTTACACCAAGGCACCTGGCGAAGACGACCAGAGCATCGCTTTAGGCATCACCGGCTACAAAGGCCGCGTGCATGTGCACTTCGGCGCACCGGTCAGCCAGGGCTTAGAAGACAGCAAACTGCTGGCAGCAGAGATGGATCGACAGATTCTCAGCGGCTATCGCTTGTTTCCCGTGCACTACTTAGCTTATGCCATGTGGGCTGAGCGTGACCCCACGCTAGCCGTACCAAGCGCCGCTGAAGTGTTCCCTACTGGCGAACTGAGCGCGGCAAAAAACGAATGGCAGCGCCGCCTGGCCAACTGCCCGAGCGAGCAGCGACCCTTCCTGATTTTGCAATACGCCAACCCAGTGCGTAACCAATACCGGGTTATGGCTGGCCTGCCCCTTTAG
- a CDS encoding TMEM165/GDT1 family protein: protein MLESLFVPTFIVALAEIGDKTQLLALLLASRFRKPWPIICGIVVATLANHFAAGAVGNWVASFFSLATLSWVLAVSFIAVALWTLVPDKLDGDEDSSLQKFGPFLTTLIAFFIAEMGDKTQVATVMLAAQYPHFILVIIGTTLGMLIANVPVVLAGNFAAERLPLTLIRRLAACAFVALAVYAGYQALRFSGMI, encoded by the coding sequence ATGCTCGAATCCCTATTTGTCCCGACATTTATCGTTGCACTGGCCGAAATTGGCGACAAAACGCAATTACTGGCCTTGCTTCTAGCCTCACGCTTTCGCAAACCCTGGCCAATCATCTGCGGCATCGTGGTCGCCACCCTGGCCAACCATTTCGCGGCGGGCGCAGTCGGTAACTGGGTTGCCAGCTTCTTCTCCCTCGCCACACTGAGCTGGGTCCTCGCTGTCAGCTTTATCGCTGTAGCGCTGTGGACCCTGGTACCCGACAAACTTGATGGCGATGAAGACTCCAGCCTGCAAAAATTTGGACCCTTCCTGACAACTTTGATCGCCTTTTTTATCGCGGAAATGGGCGACAAAACCCAAGTGGCGACCGTGATGCTCGCCGCTCAGTACCCGCATTTTATTCTGGTGATCATTGGCACCACCCTGGGCATGTTGATTGCAAATGTACCGGTGGTGCTGGCCGGTAATTTTGCCGCTGAGCGCTTGCCGCTGACCCTGATTCGCCGCCTCGCAGCCTGCGCCTTTGTAGCCTTGGCCGTGTATGCGGGGTATCAAGCGCTGAGGTTCAGCGGGATGATCTGA